A single region of the Pontimicrobium sp. SW4 genome encodes:
- a CDS encoding FtsX-like permease family protein, whose product MNIVTLSYKNIIAKPLQTFLTVLILSLSIGLLLGVKQLNKVFESQLQQSLNGVDMVVGAKGSPLQLVLSTVLHIDNPTGNISYNEAKKIAENKYIEDAIPVSIGDNYKGYKIVGTSIGFVDLHKTSIETGAMFNTTNEVVIGNAVSENLNLNIGDTLYSSHGMIENAVENHDEHPLKVVGILKPTQNVIDRLILTNLETVWHLHEHEDKNSNHDNHNHDNEDITALLIKFQNKRGLLFLPRSINENTPFQAALPKYQLDKLFKFTAIGTKAITWIALSILLVSGISMFVSLYRMVKERAKELALIRTYGASRNRLILLVFSEGLLVGLFSFFFGVLLATFSLQAIFSLIKDTYKQQIYLLEYHNDILELLLFIFGIIIIATLIAIRPIFKMDISKIISHES is encoded by the coding sequence ATGAACATTGTAACGCTCAGTTATAAAAATATTATTGCCAAACCGTTACAAACTTTTTTAACGGTTTTAATACTTTCTTTAAGCATAGGACTACTCCTTGGAGTAAAACAGCTGAACAAAGTTTTTGAATCTCAATTACAACAAAGTTTAAACGGAGTTGATATGGTTGTTGGTGCCAAAGGTAGTCCGTTACAATTAGTACTTTCTACTGTTTTACATATTGACAATCCCACTGGGAATATTTCTTATAATGAAGCAAAAAAGATTGCAGAAAACAAATACATTGAAGATGCTATTCCAGTTTCAATTGGCGATAATTATAAAGGCTATAAAATTGTTGGTACTTCTATTGGTTTTGTCGATTTACATAAAACCAGTATAGAAACTGGAGCTATGTTCAATACAACCAATGAAGTTGTAATAGGTAATGCTGTTTCTGAAAACTTAAACTTAAACATTGGAGATACTCTTTATAGCTCGCATGGAATGATTGAAAATGCTGTTGAAAATCATGATGAACATCCTCTTAAAGTTGTAGGGATTTTGAAACCTACGCAAAATGTTATTGATCGATTAATTTTAACAAATCTAGAAACTGTTTGGCATCTCCATGAACACGAAGATAAAAATAGTAACCATGATAATCACAATCATGACAACGAAGATATAACAGCATTATTAATAAAGTTTCAAAATAAAAGGGGATTGTTATTTCTCCCAAGGAGTATTAATGAAAATACACCATTTCAAGCAGCATTACCAAAGTATCAACTAGATAAACTTTTTAAATTTACAGCAATAGGCACAAAAGCAATTACATGGATTGCTCTTTCTATCTTATTGGTTTCTGGCATAAGTATGTTTGTTAGCTTATATAGAATGGTAAAAGAAAGAGCTAAAGAATTAGCTTTAATTAGAACCTATGGCGCTAGTAGAAACAGGTTAATTTTACTTGTATTTTCTGAAGGTTTATTAGTTGGCCTTTTTAGCTTTTTCTTTGGAGTTTTGTTAGCTACCTTTAGCTTACAAGCTATATTTTCGTTAATTAAAGACACTTATAAACAACAAATCTATTTATTAGAATACCATAATGACATCTTAGAATTGTTATTGTTTATATTTGGTATAATTATTATTGCAACATTAATAGCCATTCGTCCAATATTTAAAATGGATATTTCTAAAATTATAAGTCATGAAAGTTAA
- the metK gene encoding methionine adenosyltransferase produces MAYLFTSESVSEGHPDKVADQISDALIDNFLAFDRDSKVACETLVTTGQVVLAGEVKSNTYLDVQKIARETINKIGYTKSEYMFDGNSCGVFSAIHEQSEDINRGVDRENKEEQGAGDQGMMFGYATSETENYMPLALDLAHRILIELAELRRENKDITYLRPDSKSQVTIEYSDDNIPQRIDAIVVSTQHDDFDTDDAMLAKIRKDIVAILIPRVVAKLPSEIQALFTDDITYHINPTGKFVIGGPHGDTGLTGRKIIVDTYGGKGAHGGGAFSGKDPSKVDRSAAYATRHIAKNLVAAGVCSEILVQVSYAIGVVEPMGIFVDTYGTCTFNMTDGEIAEKVSQIFDMRPAAIEERLKLRNPMYSETAAYGHMGRPHETVTKTFQQPNGEPITLDVELFTWEKLDYVDKVKTAFGL; encoded by the coding sequence ATGGCATATTTATTTACTTCAGAAAGTGTTTCTGAAGGACATCCAGATAAAGTAGCAGATCAAATTAGTGATGCTTTAATTGATAACTTTTTAGCGTTCGATAGAGACTCAAAAGTAGCTTGTGAAACTTTAGTAACTACAGGTCAAGTAGTATTGGCTGGCGAAGTAAAATCGAACACTTATTTAGATGTTCAAAAGATAGCAAGAGAAACCATTAATAAAATTGGTTACACGAAAAGCGAATACATGTTTGATGGAAATTCTTGTGGTGTGTTTTCTGCTATCCATGAGCAATCTGAGGATATTAATAGAGGTGTAGATAGAGAAAACAAAGAAGAGCAAGGTGCTGGAGATCAAGGAATGATGTTTGGCTACGCTACAAGTGAAACCGAAAACTACATGCCTTTGGCATTAGATTTGGCACATCGTATTTTAATTGAACTTGCTGAATTACGTCGTGAAAACAAAGATATTACGTATTTACGTCCAGACTCAAAAAGTCAAGTGACTATTGAGTATAGCGATGATAATATACCTCAACGTATTGATGCTATTGTAGTATCTACGCAGCATGATGATTTTGATACTGACGATGCAATGCTTGCGAAAATCAGAAAAGATATTGTTGCTATTTTAATACCTCGAGTCGTAGCAAAGTTGCCTAGTGAAATTCAGGCTCTATTTACTGATGATATTACATATCACATTAATCCTACAGGGAAATTTGTTATTGGAGGCCCTCATGGAGATACAGGCTTAACTGGGCGAAAAATTATTGTAGACACCTATGGTGGGAAAGGTGCTCATGGTGGAGGTGCTTTCTCAGGAAAAGACCCAAGTAAGGTAGATAGAAGTGCCGCTTACGCCACACGACATATTGCAAAAAACCTAGTTGCAGCAGGAGTTTGTAGTGAAATTTTGGTGCAAGTGAGCTATGCAATTGGTGTTGTTGAGCCAATGGGAATTTTTGTAGATACTTACGGTACTTGTACTTTTAATATGACCGATGGTGAAATTGCTGAAAAAGTATCTCAGATTTTTGATATGCGACCAGCTGCTATTGAAGAGCGTTTAAAACTACGTAACCCTATGTATAGTGAAACTGCTGCCTATGGACATATGGGAAGACCTCATGAAACTGTCACTAAAACTTTCCAACAACCAAATGGTGAACCAATTACTTTAGATGTAGAGTTATTTACTTGGGAGAAATTAGATTATGTTGATAAAGTAAAAACTGCTTTTGGTTTATAA
- a CDS encoding LytTR family DNA-binding domain-containing protein: MKTSNPSLKHHILIGIVISLWSFLFAFFSRPFEHGYMDFQKWIYVSIGYSFIAFIVYIFVSLYQKYVYEKLDKWSILLESSVYILFYLLYTIMTYIYYKSSVIEGIYEFSQYLTDIMVNIILIFTPLIFFVRRYVFKLIPSKEECITLKGENKLDILKIKQSDLICISNSQNYVEIFFLENNELKTKLLRSSLKKIQIDFQFLVQVHRSHLINPSHFKSWKDSTTISLTQIELPVSKNYKNQLLSL, translated from the coding sequence ATGAAAACATCAAATCCTTCCTTAAAACATCATATCCTAATTGGAATTGTAATAAGTTTATGGAGTTTTTTGTTTGCTTTCTTCTCTAGGCCTTTTGAACACGGCTATATGGATTTTCAAAAATGGATTTATGTTAGTATTGGTTATAGTTTTATAGCGTTTATAGTTTATATTTTTGTGAGTTTGTATCAAAAATATGTCTATGAAAAATTAGACAAATGGAGTATTCTACTTGAAAGTAGTGTCTATATTCTATTCTATCTTCTATATACTATAATGACTTATATATATTATAAAAGCTCAGTGATAGAAGGTATTTATGAATTTAGCCAGTATTTAACTGATATCATGGTTAATATCATTCTTATATTTACACCACTAATATTCTTTGTGCGGAGGTATGTATTTAAACTAATACCTTCAAAAGAAGAATGCATTACCCTCAAAGGAGAAAATAAATTAGATATTTTAAAAATTAAACAATCTGACCTTATCTGTATTTCAAACTCACAAAATTATGTTGAGATTTTCTTCCTCGAAAATAATGAGCTTAAAACGAAATTATTACGTAGTTCATTAAAAAAAATTCAGATTGATTTTCAGTTTTTAGTGCAAGTACATCGTTCGCATTTAATCAATCCTTCACATTTTAAATCTTGGAAAGATTCCACAACCATTTCATTAACTCAAATAGAACTACCTGTTTCTAAAAACTACAAAAATCAGCTATTATCGTTGTAA
- a CDS encoding DUF2306 domain-containing protein, producing the protein MKKLIWIIFGSLCVLISLYPIQYLLADKPIALLLSKPTELLRSNVYNIFFYSHITLGGIALLIGWLQFSKKLRSKNIKLHRIIGKVYIASVLISGPAGLYIAFFATGGLLPQLGFSIGVLLWIIITYLGFSKIRKGHIEAHRKFMMYSYAGTFGAVTLRLWLPFLIFIFGEFIMAYKIVAWLSWIPNMIVVYFILKRKQA; encoded by the coding sequence ATGAAAAAACTTATCTGGATTATTTTCGGAAGCTTATGCGTGCTTATTAGCCTCTATCCTATTCAATACTTATTAGCTGACAAACCCATCGCTCTATTATTATCAAAACCTACAGAATTATTAAGAAGTAATGTTTATAATATCTTCTTTTATTCACATATTACCTTAGGTGGTATTGCCCTTTTAATAGGATGGTTGCAATTCAGTAAAAAGTTAAGAAGTAAAAACATAAAATTGCATAGAATTATTGGCAAAGTATATATAGCTTCAGTTTTAATTAGCGGACCAGCAGGATTATATATTGCCTTTTTTGCTACTGGTGGATTATTGCCACAATTAGGTTTTTCTATTGGAGTTTTACTTTGGATCATTATTACTTATTTAGGTTTTAGTAAAATACGAAAAGGGCATATTGAAGCACATCGAAAATTTATGATGTACAGCTACGCTGGTACTTTTGGAGCCGTAACATTACGATTATGGTTACCCTTTCTCATTTTTATTTTTGGTGAATTTATAATGGCATATAAAATTGTTGCGTGGCTAAGCTGGATACCAAACATGATAGTCGTTTACTTCATACTAAAAAGAAAACAAGCCTAA